The genomic interval ACCGCGCCCAGCGCTCCGAGCGCCACCGCTCCGCCGAGCGCCAGCAACTCCAGGGGCCGCTCCTGGCCAGCGGCCGGACGCCGGGCCGGCTCCTGCCACGGCGCGTGGGTGTCTTCGACGCTCGTCGATTGCATACGCAGGAGTATCGGCCCGCCCGAGGCGCACCTGCAATCCGAGCGGCGAGGCTACACTGGTGTCGTGGCAGCCGAGCCCCTTGCCCTCTACGTCCACATACCCTTCTGCACCGCAAAGTGCACCTACTGCGACTTCAACTCCTACGCCGGCCAGGAGTCCCTCATGGCGCCCTACGCCGCCGCGGTCGCGGCCGAAGCCCGGCTCTGGTCGCCCCACGTCGCCGCCCGCCGCGCCGAGACCGTATTCTTCGGC from Dehalococcoidia bacterium carries:
- a CDS encoding coproporphyrinogen III oxidase is translated as MAAEPLALYVHIPFCTAKCTYCDFNSYAGQESLMAPYAAAVAAEARLWSPHVAARRAETVFFG